The following coding sequences are from one Rhodobiaceae bacterium window:
- the pstS gene encoding phosphate-binding protein PstS, giving the protein MNFKNLAQNVAVAASVAVASFTMVGVAEARDQIQIVGSSTVFPFSTAVAERFGQTTSFSTPVVESTGSGGGMKLFCSGVGLEHPDITNASRRIKESEFGKCTDNGITITEVKIGFDGIVLANSKEGAEFYLTTRDIFLALAKEIPDGNGGLIENPHTNWSDVNPQLPDLRIEVLGPPPTSGTRDAFVELAMEAGAKTFPELKALRKEDKKAFKAIAHSVREDGAFVEAGENDNLIVQKLTANPNALGIFGFSFLDQNSDRLKGSIVDGNAPTFDNIAGGAYPISRSLFFYVKQEHVGTVPGIEEFLAEFTSEGAWGPDGYLIDKGLIPLPDADREAIRGSATSLAPLAM; this is encoded by the coding sequence GTGAACTTTAAAAACCTGGCCCAGAACGTGGCTGTAGCAGCATCAGTTGCTGTTGCGTCTTTCACCATGGTGGGCGTCGCTGAAGCCCGCGATCAAATTCAGATTGTCGGCTCATCGACTGTCTTCCCATTCTCAACGGCTGTGGCTGAGCGTTTCGGCCAGACAACGTCGTTCAGTACACCTGTTGTTGAATCAACCGGTTCCGGCGGCGGAATGAAGCTTTTCTGTTCAGGCGTTGGTCTTGAGCACCCAGACATTACCAACGCGTCTCGCCGGATCAAAGAGTCAGAATTCGGGAAATGCACAGACAATGGCATCACGATCACAGAAGTGAAGATCGGCTTTGACGGCATTGTTCTCGCGAACTCCAAAGAGGGCGCAGAGTTTTACCTGACGACACGGGACATCTTCCTGGCGCTTGCTAAGGAAATCCCGGACGGCAATGGTGGCCTGATCGAAAACCCGCATACAAACTGGTCTGATGTGAACCCACAGCTCCCTGATCTCCGCATCGAAGTTCTTGGACCTCCTCCAACTTCGGGTACGCGCGACGCATTCGTTGAGCTTGCCATGGAAGCGGGTGCAAAGACTTTCCCAGAGCTGAAGGCGCTCCGCAAGGAAGACAAGAAAGCCTTTAAGGCAATCGCTCATTCGGTCCGCGAAGATGGTGCTTTCGTTGAAGCTGGCGAGAACGACAATCTCATCGTTCAGAAGCTGACTGCCAATCCAAATGCGCTTGGCATTTTCGGTTTCTCCTTCCTCGACCAGAACTCTGATCGCCTGAAAGGCTCTATTGTTGATGGCAATGCGCCAACATTCGACAATATCGCTGGTGGTGCCTATCCGATCTCTCGCTCACTCTTCTTCTATGTGAAGCAGGAGCATGTCGGAACAGTGCCCGGTATCGAAGAGTTCCTGGCAGAGTTCACAAGCGAAGGCGCTTGGGGCCCAGATGGCTATCTCATCGATAAAGGTCTGATCCCACTTCCAGATGCTGACCGTGAAGCAATCCGCGGTTCTGCGACATCACTGGCACCGCTTGCCATGTAA
- the pstC1 gene encoding phosphate transport system permease protein PstC 1: protein MDTSVLVVTILILTLFGYWMGRSRARLLAGSEHLSVLHSLPSYHGSYVALWCGLPALLLIAAWLVFEPAIIEYIVIEAIPGARALEPAQLSLLVADIRNLTSGNIVSREIDPALAAAGEHYLSLQRTSHAALIVLALSGAVYGLYLARKNQTREFRARNRVEQIVRIIMVVASTIAILTTVGIILSLIFETLRFFEKVSVSEFLFGLNWSPQTALRAEQVGSSGAFGAVPIFAGTFMITGLAMLVAVPIGLLSAIYMSEYAGPKMRSVAKPVLEVLAGIPTVVYGFFAALTVAPFFRQTGEAAGLMVSSESALAAGMVMGVMIIPFVSSLSDDVMNAVPQSLRDGAYALGATQSETIKQVILPAALPGIVGAVLLAISRAIGETMIVVMAAGLAANLTANPLEAVTTVTVQIVTLLVGDQEFDSAKTLAAFALGLVLFIITLGLNMIALRVVRKYSEKYD, encoded by the coding sequence ATGGACACCTCAGTACTGGTTGTAACAATCCTAATCCTGACATTGTTTGGGTACTGGATGGGACGATCCCGAGCACGCCTTTTGGCAGGGAGCGAGCACCTCTCTGTTCTGCACTCTCTTCCGAGCTATCACGGTTCCTATGTCGCCCTCTGGTGCGGTCTGCCGGCACTCCTGCTTATCGCTGCCTGGCTGGTATTCGAACCGGCCATCATCGAATACATCGTCATAGAAGCAATTCCTGGCGCCCGTGCTCTTGAGCCTGCCCAATTGAGCTTGCTGGTCGCTGATATTCGCAATCTTACATCTGGCAATATTGTCAGTCGTGAAATTGACCCGGCTCTCGCCGCTGCCGGGGAGCACTACCTGTCCCTGCAACGTACGAGCCATGCGGCCCTCATTGTTTTGGCTTTGTCCGGCGCGGTTTATGGTCTCTATCTAGCGAGAAAAAATCAGACACGCGAGTTCCGCGCGCGCAACCGGGTTGAGCAGATTGTCCGCATCATCATGGTTGTGGCCTCGACAATTGCGATCCTCACCACCGTTGGCATCATTCTGTCGCTCATTTTTGAGACGCTTCGTTTCTTTGAGAAAGTGAGCGTCAGCGAGTTTCTGTTTGGTCTCAACTGGAGCCCGCAAACAGCATTGCGTGCTGAGCAGGTCGGCTCCTCTGGCGCCTTTGGCGCGGTTCCAATTTTTGCAGGCACATTTATGATCACAGGGCTCGCCATGTTGGTGGCGGTGCCTATTGGACTGCTCTCTGCAATCTATATGTCGGAATATGCAGGACCAAAAATGCGGTCGGTCGCGAAGCCGGTCCTGGAAGTGCTCGCAGGTATTCCAACAGTTGTCTACGGCTTCTTTGCCGCTCTTACCGTTGCGCCTTTCTTTCGGCAGACGGGCGAAGCCGCAGGTCTCATGGTGTCATCGGAGTCGGCTCTGGCGGCGGGCATGGTTATGGGCGTCATGATCATCCCCTTCGTTTCATCTCTTTCTGACGATGTCATGAACGCTGTACCGCAGTCTCTTCGCGATGGTGCTTACGCACTCGGTGCAACGCAGTCAGAAACCATTAAGCAGGTCATTCTTCCCGCTGCTTTGCCAGGTATTGTCGGTGCCGTGTTGCTCGCTATCTCGCGAGCCATTGGTGAGACCATGATCGTGGTCATGGCAGCAGGCCTTGCAGCCAATCTGACGGCCAATCCCTTGGAAGCTGTCACGACTGTTACCGTTCAAATTGTCACTCTGCTTGTAGGGGACCAGGAATTCGACAGCGCCAAAACGCTGGCAGCTTTTGCCCTTGGATTGGTGCTCTTCATTATCACTCTCGGGCTGAACATGATCGCTCTTCGCGTCGTTCGCAAATACAGCGAGAAATATGACTGA
- the pstA gene encoding phosphate transport system permease protein PstA, whose protein sequence is MDMSSASEKQTDFSARLKKRYAAERRFRAYGLSAIVIAVSILGILLGTISFQGAPAFFQTYVKIDVYFDEAVIDPTGTREERTLRTANYQALAKRGMYELFPEVTERREKRTLSRLLSSGAYRPLSAMVLEDPSIIGTTQSVWLVTSDDIDTFYKGQIDRKTVEADRRVKDNEIAWVDVLDEAGRVDVQFNTAFFSTGDSREPELAGIWGAVVGSFLTLIVTLAVSFPLGVSAAVYLEEFAPKNRWTDLIEVNINNLAAVPSIVFGLLGLAVFLSFFGMPRSAPLVGGLVLALMTLPTIIIATRAALKAVPPSIREAALGVGASDLQVVTHHVLPLAMPGILTGTIIGMAQALGETAPLLMIGMVAFIVDVPSTVTDPSTVLPVQIYIWADSPERAFVAKTSAAIMVLLGFLITMNAIAVMLRKRFERRW, encoded by the coding sequence ATGGATATGTCCAGCGCTTCAGAAAAACAGACGGATTTCTCCGCTCGCCTCAAAAAGCGATACGCAGCAGAGCGTCGCTTTAGAGCCTACGGGCTAAGCGCGATCGTGATCGCGGTTTCCATTTTGGGGATTTTGCTTGGGACAATTTCGTTCCAGGGGGCACCCGCTTTCTTCCAGACCTATGTCAAAATCGATGTCTATTTCGATGAAGCTGTGATCGATCCTACGGGGACACGTGAAGAGCGGACACTGCGTACCGCAAACTACCAGGCGCTTGCGAAGCGTGGCATGTATGAGCTGTTTCCGGAAGTTACAGAGCGCCGGGAGAAACGCACCCTCAGTCGACTTCTCTCAAGCGGTGCATATCGTCCCCTGAGCGCAATGGTTCTGGAAGACCCGTCGATCATCGGGACAACACAGTCCGTTTGGCTCGTGACCTCCGATGACATTGATACCTTCTATAAAGGTCAGATTGATCGGAAGACTGTCGAAGCGGACCGTCGCGTCAAAGACAATGAAATTGCCTGGGTCGACGTTTTGGATGAAGCAGGTCGCGTAGATGTGCAATTCAATACGGCCTTCTTTTCAACCGGTGACAGCCGCGAGCCAGAACTCGCTGGGATCTGGGGCGCTGTGGTTGGCTCCTTCCTGACCCTGATTGTGACGCTGGCGGTGAGCTTCCCGCTTGGGGTGTCGGCTGCAGTCTATCTTGAAGAATTTGCGCCTAAGAACCGCTGGACCGATTTGATTGAGGTGAACATCAACAACCTCGCCGCTGTTCCTTCAATCGTGTTTGGTTTGCTGGGCTTGGCTGTTTTCTTGAGTTTCTTTGGCATGCCACGGTCGGCTCCCTTGGTCGGTGGGTTGGTGCTCGCACTTATGACACTGCCAACAATCATTATCGCTACCCGCGCGGCACTGAAAGCCGTGCCGCCGTCGATCCGCGAAGCTGCACTGGGTGTGGGCGCGTCGGATTTGCAGGTTGTCACCCACCACGTTTTGCCATTGGCAATGCCGGGTATCTTGACCGGGACAATCATCGGCATGGCACAGGCACTTGGTGAAACAGCGCCCCTGCTTATGATTGGCATGGTGGCCTTTATTGTCGATGTACCATCGACTGTTACAGATCCGTCGACCGTGCTTCCGGTTCAAATCTATATCTGGGCAGACAGCCCGGAACGTGCCTTTGTTGCCAAGACGAGTGCTGCCATTATGGTGCTCCTTGGCTTTCTCATCACCATGAACGCCATCGCGGTAATGTTGCGTAAGCGTTTCGAACGCCGCTGGTAA
- the pstB gene encoding phosphate import ATP-binding protein PstB → MSVAEAVKSETPAEKPEQINHKITGKDVSVFYGDKQALFDVNLDIRERQVTSLIGPSGCGKSTFLRCINRMNDVIDGCRVEGEIKVDGTDIYRSGLDVVELRARVGMVFQKPNPFPKSIYDNIAYGPRIHGQASDSAELDEIVETSLRRAGLWEEVKDRLDNPGTGLSGGQQQRLCIARAIAVNPEVILMDEPCSALDPIATARIEELIDELREKFTIVIVTHSMQQAARVSQRTAFFHMGVIVEEGATSDIFTKPGDERTLDYITGRFG, encoded by the coding sequence ATGTCGGTCGCTGAAGCCGTTAAATCTGAAACGCCTGCTGAAAAGCCGGAACAGATAAACCACAAGATTACAGGCAAGGATGTTTCCGTATTCTACGGCGATAAACAGGCTTTGTTTGATGTCAATCTCGACATCCGCGAGCGCCAGGTCACATCGCTTATTGGACCATCTGGCTGCGGGAAATCCACTTTCCTGCGCTGTATCAATCGGATGAATGATGTGATTGATGGCTGCCGGGTTGAGGGCGAAATCAAAGTCGACGGAACAGACATTTATCGCTCCGGTCTTGATGTTGTGGAATTGCGGGCCCGGGTCGGGATGGTATTCCAGAAGCCCAACCCATTCCCCAAGTCGATCTATGACAATATCGCTTACGGACCACGTATCCATGGGCAAGCGAGCGACTCCGCCGAGCTTGATGAGATAGTTGAGACCAGCCTGCGTAGGGCGGGCCTTTGGGAAGAAGTGAAGGACCGATTGGACAATCCAGGTACTGGGCTTTCTGGCGGTCAGCAGCAGCGGCTGTGCATCGCGCGGGCCATTGCGGTCAATCCAGAGGTCATCTTGATGGATGAGCCTTGTTCGGCATTGGATCCGATCGCGACAGCGCGGATTGAAGAACTGATTGATGAACTCAGAGAAAAGTTCACCATCGTTATTGTGACGCACTCTATGCAACAGGCTGCCCGGGTTTCTCAGCGGACCGCGTTCTTCCATATGGGCGTGATCGTTGAAGAAGGTGCCACGAGTGACATTTTCACCAAGCCGGGTGATGAGCGCACACTCGATTACATCACTGGCCGGTTTGGCTAA
- the phoU gene encoding phosphate-specific transport system accessory protein PhoU produces the protein MTDHIVTSFSEELEQLSTNVSKMGGLAEAQLQSAIDAITRRDMALADRTVSQDQQLDDLEILIEENAVELIALRQPMALDLREAMTAIKIAADLERIGDLAKNISKRSLVIFEDYETPNRLVQGLSRMGKLALGQLKLVLDAYTNRDVEMANKVWLSDEEIDEMYNSVFRELLTYMMEDPRTIGMCTHLLFVAKNIERIGDHATNIAETVSYLVTGDRVEGERPKGDKTSTTSVSTGT, from the coding sequence GTGACAGATCACATCGTTACTTCATTTTCAGAAGAGCTCGAACAGCTCTCGACCAATGTGTCCAAGATGGGCGGCCTTGCTGAAGCGCAGTTGCAAAGCGCGATTGACGCAATTACTCGGCGGGATATGGCGCTTGCGGACCGCACGGTTTCGCAGGATCAACAGCTAGACGATCTTGAAATTTTGATTGAAGAGAATGCCGTTGAGCTGATTGCCCTCCGTCAACCAATGGCGCTCGACCTTCGCGAGGCGATGACGGCGATTAAAATTGCAGCGGACCTTGAGCGCATTGGTGATCTGGCCAAAAACATCTCAAAACGGTCGCTGGTTATTTTTGAGGACTATGAAACGCCAAACCGACTGGTCCAGGGGTTGAGCCGCATGGGCAAGTTGGCACTGGGACAACTGAAACTTGTTCTAGATGCCTACACCAACCGTGATGTCGAAATGGCCAACAAGGTTTGGCTTTCCGATGAAGAGATTGACGAGATGTACAATTCGGTCTTTCGAGAGTTGCTGACCTACATGATGGAAGATCCTCGAACCATCGGCATGTGTACGCACCTGCTTTTTGTTGCAAAGAACATTGAACGTATTGGGGATCACGCGACGAACATTGCAGAGACCGTCAGTTATTTGGTGACCGGTGACCGAGTCGAAGGCGAGCGCCCAAAGGGCGACAAAACCAGCACCACGTCAGTGTCCACTGGAACGTAA
- the phoB gene encoding phosphate regulon transcriptional regulatory protein PhoB — protein MALEMELNANPSAAPGSTTRHTTMKPTVLVVEDEEALSMLLQYNLEKEGYNVVATADGEEAAMLVREVEPDLVLLDWMLPSLSGIELCRRLRSRSETRNLPIVMITARGEEADRIRGLDTGADDYITKPFSTTELMARIRAVLRRIRPALAEDIVTFGDVVMDRSTHRVRRGEREIHLGPTEYRLLEHLMQHPGRVFSRAQLLDAVWGSDVYVEARTVDVHIGRLRKALNKKDQRDPIRTVRAAGYALDEQFMN, from the coding sequence ATGGCCCTTGAAATGGAATTGAATGCAAACCCGTCAGCCGCTCCCGGCTCAACAACACGGCATACAACGATGAAGCCAACAGTTCTGGTTGTCGAAGACGAAGAAGCGCTTTCAATGCTCCTTCAGTACAATCTCGAAAAGGAAGGCTACAACGTTGTGGCAACCGCAGACGGGGAAGAAGCCGCAATGCTGGTGCGCGAGGTAGAACCCGATCTCGTCCTGCTCGATTGGATGCTGCCAAGCCTGTCTGGTATAGAACTTTGCCGGCGCCTGCGTTCCAGATCAGAAACACGCAACCTGCCAATCGTGATGATTACGGCCCGCGGCGAAGAAGCGGACCGGATCCGCGGTCTCGACACAGGCGCTGATGACTACATCACAAAGCCTTTTTCCACCACGGAGCTGATGGCCCGCATTCGGGCTGTCTTGAGGCGTATTCGCCCAGCGCTCGCCGAGGACATTGTGACTTTTGGCGATGTTGTGATGGATCGTTCAACGCATCGGGTGCGGCGCGGGGAGCGAGAAATACACTTAGGCCCCACAGAGTACCGGTTGCTGGAACATCTCATGCAGCATCCTGGCCGCGTTTTCAGCCGTGCCCAGCTTCTTGATGCGGTCTGGGGGTCAGATGTCTATGTCGAAGCGCGGACGGTTGATGTGCATATTGGACGTCTTCGCAAAGCCCTCAACAAAAAGGACCAGCGCGATCCGATCCGAACGGTCCGCGCTGCAGGCTATGCCCTTGACGAGCAATTTATGAATTAA
- a CDS encoding acetyltransferase (GNAT) domain protein, with protein sequence MNDQIRTKAGFPTSAQYIQMREEAGWGSISSKTADLSLKGSLFGVCLFDGETLIGFSRVVGDGVLYFYIADVIVSPSHGGKGHGSLLMEAVMDYIQTHAQTGATIAVLSAPGRQNFYERFGLTPCPNRLFGKGLSMVTGHEC encoded by the coding sequence ATGAACGATCAAATCAGGACAAAAGCGGGCTTCCCCACTTCCGCTCAATACATCCAAATGCGCGAAGAAGCTGGCTGGGGCTCAATCTCGAGTAAAACCGCTGACCTCAGTTTAAAAGGGTCTCTGTTTGGCGTGTGTCTCTTCGATGGTGAGACGCTCATCGGATTTTCACGAGTTGTCGGTGACGGGGTTTTGTACTTCTACATCGCTGATGTGATTGTATCGCCGAGCCATGGTGGCAAGGGACATGGCTCCCTGCTGATGGAAGCTGTGATGGACTATATTCAAACGCATGCTCAAACAGGTGCAACGATTGCCGTACTCTCAGCACCGGGGCGGCAGAATTTCTATGAACGGTTTGGCCTGACACCCTGTCCGAACCGTCTCTTTGGTAAAGGCTTGTCGATGGTCACAGGTCACGAATGTTGA
- a CDS encoding GcrA cell cycle regulator, whose product MWTEERVELLKKLWAEGLSASQVAKQLGGVTRNAVIGKIHRLGLSGRATTNRAPRARPATPRAAAPRPQQPSAPRPVELKEEPVMPDPEPQPLVPVEVTPGQLATVLTLTEHTCKWPIGDPGTDGFHFCGHKADPAMPYCATHAKLAYQPVQPRRRADRPRAKTGFAS is encoded by the coding sequence ATGTGGACAGAAGAACGCGTTGAGCTTCTGAAAAAACTTTGGGCGGAGGGTCTAAGTGCGAGCCAAGTTGCTAAGCAACTGGGTGGCGTGACCCGCAATGCGGTAATTGGGAAGATCCATCGGCTGGGCCTATCAGGTCGCGCTACGACCAACCGAGCACCAAGAGCACGGCCTGCGACACCGCGTGCAGCCGCGCCGCGGCCTCAGCAACCGTCAGCTCCACGCCCTGTGGAATTGAAAGAGGAGCCGGTAATGCCGGACCCAGAACCACAACCGTTGGTCCCGGTCGAAGTCACACCAGGACAGCTGGCGACAGTTCTGACTCTCACAGAGCACACTTGCAAATGGCCGATTGGCGACCCTGGAACAGATGGTTTCCACTTCTGCGGGCACAAGGCTGATCCCGCCATGCCCTATTGTGCAACCCACGCCAAGCTGGCTTACCAGCCGGTGCAACCGCGTCGCCGGGCTGATCGGCCACGGGCAAAGACAGGGTTCGCGAGCTGA
- the yadH gene encoding inner membrane transport permease YadH: MSQDNYLPEGARHFGSFNWLGLWTLYLKEVKRFVKVITQTVLAPVITTLLFLAIFSLALGRLRPDVNGVPFTEFLAPGLIMMTMLQNAFANTSSSILISKVQGNIVDVLMPPLSAGELNIGFAMAGVTRGVFVGFVTAIGMLPFVGLSIEHLWAVVFYAVGASLMLSLLGMLGGIWAEKFDHLQAVTNFIITPLAFLSGTFYSVKQLPEFAYIFTQYNPFFYLIDGFRYAFTGVSDGNIMTGVLVTIGCNAALWVISDWVLRRGYRLKA, from the coding sequence ATGAGCCAGGACAACTATCTTCCAGAAGGCGCACGGCATTTCGGGTCCTTCAATTGGCTGGGCCTATGGACGCTTTACCTGAAAGAAGTGAAGCGCTTCGTCAAAGTCATCACGCAGACCGTGCTGGCGCCCGTCATCACCACACTTCTATTCCTTGCGATTTTTTCCTTGGCATTGGGGCGCTTGCGGCCTGATGTAAACGGCGTGCCCTTCACCGAGTTTCTGGCGCCTGGTCTCATTATGATGACCATGTTGCAAAACGCGTTCGCCAACACCTCCTCTTCAATTCTGATTTCCAAAGTTCAGGGAAATATCGTGGATGTGTTGATGCCGCCTTTGTCCGCTGGTGAGCTTAATATAGGGTTTGCTATGGCAGGCGTGACCCGCGGTGTATTTGTTGGTTTTGTAACCGCCATCGGCATGCTGCCCTTTGTCGGCCTGTCGATTGAGCACCTCTGGGCTGTTGTTTTCTATGCGGTTGGTGCCTCCTTGATGCTGTCACTGCTTGGCATGCTCGGCGGCATCTGGGCTGAAAAATTCGACCACCTCCAAGCGGTCACGAACTTCATCATCACGCCCCTGGCCTTTCTCTCAGGCACGTTTTATTCAGTGAAGCAGCTGCCAGAGTTCGCTTACATCTTTACCCAGTACAATCCGTTCTTCTATCTGATCGACGGCTTCCGCTACGCCTTTACCGGCGTGTCGGACGGCAACATCATGACCGGTGTACTCGTTACCATCGGCTGCAATGCAGCGCTTTGGGTAATCTCCGACTGGGTTCTCCGACGAGGCTATCGTCTCAAGGCCTAA
- the aruC gene encoding succinylornithine transaminase/acetylornithine aminotransferase yields the protein MITPILPTYGRADLEFESGEGPFLITPAGDHYLDFGAGIAVASLGHAHPHLVEALENQAKKLWHTSNLYRIPGQEKLAERLVAATFADTVFFTNSGAEALECSIKMARKFHAVNGAPERDELITFEGAFHGRTLATISAGGQEKYLEGFGRRMPGFVQVPMGDLKALKEAIGPNTAGVLLEPIEGEGGIRPWELTALQSIRTICDDAGILLVLDEVQTGVGRTGKLYAHELAGVTPDIMASAKGLGGGFPVGACLATEDAAKGMTAGTHGSTFGGNPLAMAVANGVLDVVLEEGFLEAVQQKGLKLKQKLAMLADENSDIIETVRGEGLMLGLKCKIPNTELVGALVERKLLTVGAGDNVVRLLPPLIIDDTHIDQAIDTIAEACGALRAAKAQKEAAK from the coding sequence ATGATCACGCCCATACTGCCGACCTATGGTCGGGCCGACCTCGAATTCGAGAGCGGTGAAGGACCATTTCTGATAACGCCAGCAGGCGATCACTACCTCGATTTCGGGGCCGGGATTGCTGTGGCCTCTCTTGGCCATGCGCATCCACATTTGGTGGAGGCGCTGGAAAATCAGGCGAAGAAGCTCTGGCACACCTCAAACCTGTATCGAATTCCAGGGCAGGAAAAACTGGCTGAGCGCCTGGTCGCTGCGACCTTTGCAGACACTGTCTTCTTCACGAACTCCGGGGCTGAGGCGCTGGAATGTTCGATCAAAATGGCGCGCAAGTTCCATGCGGTAAACGGTGCGCCGGAGCGCGACGAACTCATTACATTTGAGGGCGCCTTTCACGGCCGGACATTGGCGACAATTTCCGCTGGCGGGCAGGAAAAATATCTCGAGGGCTTCGGGCGGCGCATGCCCGGCTTCGTGCAAGTGCCTATGGGGGATCTCAAAGCGCTGAAAGAAGCGATTGGTCCCAACACAGCCGGTGTCCTGCTTGAACCTATCGAAGGCGAAGGTGGGATCCGCCCGTGGGAGCTCACGGCTCTGCAGTCTATCCGCACCATTTGCGATGACGCAGGCATTTTGCTCGTGCTCGATGAGGTTCAGACTGGTGTCGGTCGGACTGGCAAGCTTTACGCTCATGAACTGGCTGGGGTCACACCAGACATTATGGCATCTGCCAAAGGTCTGGGCGGTGGGTTCCCTGTTGGGGCTTGTCTCGCAACGGAAGACGCTGCCAAGGGAATGACAGCTGGAACCCATGGATCAACCTTTGGGGGAAATCCACTTGCGATGGCGGTGGCCAATGGCGTGCTGGATGTTGTGCTTGAGGAGGGCTTCCTGGAGGCCGTTCAGCAAAAAGGCCTCAAGTTAAAGCAGAAACTTGCCATGTTGGCAGACGAAAACAGCGACATTATTGAAACTGTGCGCGGCGAGGGGCTGATGTTGGGTTTGAAATGCAAAATCCCTAACACCGAGCTTGTCGGCGCACTTGTTGAGCGCAAATTGTTGACCGTTGGCGCTGGCGACAATGTCGTTCGCCTTCTGCCACCGCTCATCATTGACGACACACATATTGATCAGGCGATTGACACCATCGCCGAAGCCTGCGGCGCCTTGAGGGCCGCAAAGGCCCAGAAGGAGGCCGCAAAATGA
- the argF gene encoding ornithine carbamoyltransferase, producing the protein MTSAPKHFLDLDEVSKENLRGIIDDARGRKEARAGLPHGITDKDKPLEGRLLAMIFEKPSTRTRVSFDVAMRQLGGETLLLNGAEMQLGRGESVADTARVLSRYVDAIMIRTTSHDKLLELAEYATVPVINGLTDKSHPCQLMADVLTFEEHKGPIKDRSVAWSGDGNNVAVSWVHAAAQFDFDLRVASPPELALPAETVVWAEEQGARVKITTDPYEAVAGVDCVVADTWVSMGDPEDLVTSRHNSLAPYQVDERLMAAAHKEAIFMHCLPAHRGEEMTAEVIDGPQSVVFDGAENRLHAQKSVLKWCLS; encoded by the coding sequence ATGACCAGCGCGCCAAAGCACTTTCTCGACCTGGACGAAGTCAGCAAAGAAAACCTGCGGGGCATCATTGATGACGCCCGTGGGCGCAAAGAAGCACGCGCCGGACTTCCACACGGCATCACAGACAAAGACAAGCCCTTGGAAGGGCGTCTTCTGGCGATGATTTTCGAAAAGCCGTCGACTCGGACACGCGTGTCATTCGACGTAGCGATGCGCCAGCTCGGCGGTGAAACACTCCTGCTAAATGGCGCAGAAATGCAGCTGGGGCGCGGCGAAAGCGTGGCTGACACCGCCCGCGTTCTCTCACGCTACGTGGACGCAATCATGATCCGGACAACAAGCCACGACAAACTGTTGGAGCTTGCTGAATACGCGACCGTGCCCGTCATCAATGGTTTGACGGATAAATCCCACCCTTGCCAGTTGATGGCCGACGTCTTGACCTTCGAAGAGCATAAAGGGCCGATCAAAGACCGTTCAGTCGCTTGGTCTGGCGATGGCAACAATGTTGCTGTGTCCTGGGTCCATGCAGCCGCTCAGTTTGATTTTGACCTGCGTGTGGCCTCTCCACCGGAGCTGGCTCTGCCAGCTGAGACAGTCGTCTGGGCTGAAGAGCAAGGCGCTCGAGTCAAGATTACCACAGACCCATACGAGGCCGTAGCGGGTGTCGATTGTGTTGTTGCAGATACCTGGGTCTCTATGGGCGATCCAGAAGACTTGGTGACAAGTCGGCACAATTCTTTGGCGCCCTATCAAGTGGACGAACGCCTTATGGCTGCTGCCCACAAAGAGGCGATCTTCATGCACTGTCTTCCTGCCCATAGGGGTGAGGAGATGACGGCAGAAGTGATAGATGGGCCTCAATCTGTTGTTTTTGACGGCGCGGAAAATCGTTTGCACGCTCAAAAGAGCGTTTTGAAATGGTGCCTCTCGTGA